The Saccharopolyspora gloriosae genome has a segment encoding these proteins:
- a CDS encoding aminoglycoside phosphotransferase family protein, whose protein sequence is MLVENQLVSRENILRMMIDEFGEESGSSSSFGSVNFLPMGEDSWSYRCGRYWVSVRRDLAGHFPAAYEGTLLLRESGKEFVLAPLRGRSGRIVHTVDGFPVVVFPYLARAARGTANGTGITAAQLDSLVRRLEEVHRSDLRLRLPVEDFRPPFEKGLEEVLAIAASGVGTGPMSQALHRLVSRRWDHLQEQLREFSVVATSCADIWQRSPDHVLTHGDPSRANVLLTEDVLILDWGGLMWSPPERDWSAISRHFGVPPRGRAEMLRFYELRWNLGEIAEYVTRFVNPHTGDADDQAMWQRLVRYV, encoded by the coding sequence GTGCTCGTTGAGAATCAGCTCGTAAGCCGTGAGAATATCCTGCGCATGATGATCGACGAGTTCGGTGAGGAATCCGGATCCTCGTCTTCGTTCGGCTCAGTGAATTTCCTTCCCATGGGCGAGGACAGCTGGTCCTATCGGTGCGGGAGATACTGGGTGAGTGTTCGCCGCGATCTCGCCGGTCATTTCCCTGCGGCGTATGAGGGAACCCTGCTGCTTCGGGAAAGCGGCAAAGAGTTCGTCCTGGCCCCGTTACGTGGTCGGAGCGGACGCATCGTCCATACCGTGGATGGCTTCCCGGTGGTCGTCTTCCCCTATCTCGCCCGAGCGGCGCGCGGCACCGCGAACGGTACCGGTATCACCGCGGCTCAACTCGACTCGCTGGTACGGAGGCTGGAGGAGGTGCACCGGTCCGACCTTCGACTAAGGCTGCCGGTCGAGGACTTCCGCCCTCCGTTCGAAAAGGGCCTGGAGGAGGTACTGGCGATCGCGGCGAGCGGCGTCGGCACAGGGCCGATGAGCCAGGCGCTGCACCGGTTGGTCTCCCGGCGGTGGGATCATCTCCAGGAACAGCTTCGCGAGTTCTCGGTGGTGGCGACGTCCTGCGCCGACATCTGGCAGCGCAGCCCCGACCACGTTCTCACGCACGGTGACCCTAGCCGAGCCAACGTGCTGCTCACCGAGGATGTCCTGATTCTGGACTGGGGCGGGCTGATGTGGTCACCACCTGAGCGAGACTGGTCCGCCATCAGCAGGCACTTCGGCGTGCCGCCACGCGGCCGGGCGGAAATGCTGAGGTTCTACGAGCTTCGCTGGAACCTCGGTGAAATAGCGGAATACGTGACCCGATTTGTGAATCCACACACCGGTGACGCCGACGATCAGGCCATGTGGCAACGCCTGGTACGATACGTATGA
- a CDS encoding NAD(P)-dependent oxidoreductase has protein sequence MRVLLTGHQGYLGTVLAPILTAAGHEVSGLDSGLFADSVLGALDSPDVPGLTIDLRDVTVETLRGFEAVVHLAALSNDPLGAVDPDLTYDINHRAATRLAVLAKEAGVRRFAYASTCSVYGAQGCDALVDEDAPLKPVTPYAVSKVRVEEELAGLSGSDFAPFSLRNATAFGFSPRPRVDIVLNNLVARAVLTGRVTVLSDGTPWRPLVHAEDIGRAVVAALAAPAEVVRGRAFNIGTENNNKTVVEIARAAVDAVPGSVLEITGATGPDTRSYRVDFSRAREDLGFEAMWSISAGAAQLVREYRGRGLTLDQFDNSFTRLAVLERRQRKGDLDSSFRVIR, from the coding sequence ATGAGGGTTCTGCTGACCGGCCACCAAGGCTATCTGGGGACGGTGCTCGCCCCCATCCTGACCGCCGCCGGACATGAGGTATCCGGCCTCGACAGTGGGTTGTTCGCTGATTCCGTCCTCGGTGCGCTGGACTCGCCTGACGTGCCAGGGCTCACCATCGACCTGCGTGATGTCACCGTCGAGACCCTCCGCGGATTCGAGGCGGTGGTGCATTTGGCCGCCCTGTCCAACGATCCCCTCGGCGCAGTGGATCCGGACCTCACCTACGACATCAATCATCGCGCTGCCACGCGATTGGCCGTGCTGGCCAAAGAGGCAGGCGTCCGGCGTTTCGCTTACGCCTCGACCTGCTCGGTGTACGGTGCGCAGGGGTGCGACGCGCTTGTCGACGAGGACGCGCCGCTCAAACCGGTTACCCCCTACGCGGTCTCGAAGGTCCGGGTGGAGGAAGAGCTTGCCGGACTTTCCGGCTCGGACTTCGCCCCGTTCTCGTTGCGTAACGCGACCGCGTTCGGCTTCTCACCGCGGCCGCGTGTCGACATCGTGCTGAACAACCTCGTCGCCCGGGCTGTGCTCACCGGCCGGGTCACCGTTCTTTCCGACGGTACGCCCTGGCGGCCGCTGGTTCACGCGGAAGACATCGGAAGAGCTGTGGTAGCGGCGCTGGCGGCTCCAGCCGAGGTCGTCCGTGGCCGTGCGTTCAACATCGGCACCGAGAACAACAACAAGACGGTCGTCGAGATCGCGCGGGCCGCTGTGGACGCGGTGCCCGGGTCCGTGCTGGAGATCACCGGCGCGACAGGCCCGGATACCCGATCCTATCGTGTCGATTTCTCCAGGGCACGTGAGGATCTCGGCTTCGAGGCGATGTGGAGCATCTCCGCCGGCGCGGCGCAGTTGGTCAGGGAGTATCGCGGTCGTGGACTGACCCTGGATCAGTTCGACAACAGCTTCACCAGGCTCGCGGTCCTCGAACGCAGACAGCGAAAGGGTGACCTGGACTCCAGCTTTCGGGTAATACGATAG
- a CDS encoding 2-deoxy-scyllo-inosose synthase, with protein MTPNPLIAHRRSLQLREVELGGLELPYYFGSGCMDEIAEKIEELGADKIFIVTDAEVLRLHGDKLLFALGNRTPVVVLSGQPGESLKSLERLALHIEQVLRDGATRRSLVVSFGGGVPGNLAGVVASLLFRGVRLVHIPTTTVSAMDSVLSLKQAINSPFGKNHIGSYYRPVGIYADVSLFETLPSRELRSGLGEMSKNCLAILPELIEPMKKILASGDFGGVETLLWLLDASIRAKCLVTREDPHEKGAGLALEYGHTVGHAIELLDHRQRGNVAISHGEAVALGMLVAARVSRARGWLSQAKVDTHDDIVAGLGVAPCLPDGVSGDEILRLIKDDNKRGYLPVGPDEAPFVLLRELGVPAVTGTLPLVPVGFAEVAAALEELAVDLDRAGPGRRRLRPRNQLGVRWPEPRADKWCYGVRGLSL; from the coding sequence ATGACACCGAATCCGCTCATTGCGCATCGTCGATCATTGCAACTACGTGAGGTGGAACTGGGCGGTTTGGAGCTCCCGTACTATTTCGGCAGTGGATGCATGGACGAGATAGCGGAGAAGATCGAGGAGCTTGGCGCTGACAAGATCTTCATCGTCACCGATGCCGAGGTTCTCCGTCTGCATGGCGACAAGCTGCTTTTCGCGCTGGGGAATCGAACGCCTGTGGTCGTGCTGAGCGGGCAGCCGGGCGAATCTCTGAAGTCGCTGGAACGTCTCGCCTTGCATATCGAGCAAGTGCTGAGGGATGGTGCGACCAGGAGAAGCCTTGTTGTCTCCTTTGGTGGCGGTGTTCCGGGTAACCTGGCGGGTGTTGTCGCGAGCCTGCTGTTCCGTGGGGTCCGATTGGTCCACATACCGACGACCACGGTGTCGGCGATGGATTCGGTTCTTTCGCTGAAGCAGGCGATCAACAGTCCATTCGGCAAGAATCATATCGGATCGTACTATCGGCCGGTCGGGATTTATGCGGACGTTTCTCTTTTTGAAACGCTGCCGTCTCGTGAACTGAGGTCGGGCCTTGGTGAGATGTCTAAGAACTGTCTTGCGATTCTTCCGGAGTTGATAGAGCCGATGAAGAAGATTCTGGCGAGCGGCGACTTCGGGGGAGTGGAGACGCTACTGTGGTTGCTGGACGCCAGCATAAGGGCGAAGTGCCTGGTCACTCGCGAAGATCCGCATGAAAAGGGTGCCGGCCTGGCCCTCGAGTACGGACATACCGTGGGGCACGCGATCGAGTTGCTCGACCACCGGCAACGCGGCAACGTGGCGATCTCCCATGGTGAGGCGGTCGCGCTGGGAATGCTCGTTGCCGCACGTGTTTCCCGGGCTCGAGGGTGGTTGTCGCAGGCAAAGGTCGACACGCACGACGACATCGTCGCCGGATTGGGAGTGGCTCCCTGTCTGCCGGATGGTGTCTCGGGGGACGAAATACTGAGACTGATCAAGGACGACAACAAGCGGGGTTACCTGCCCGTGGGGCCGGACGAGGCCCCCTTCGTCCTGCTTCGCGAGCTGGGCGTTCCAGCGGTGACGGGTACCCTGCCGCTCGTTCCGGTCGGCTTCGCCGAGGTGGCGGCCGCTCTCGAAGAGCTGGCTGTCGACCTCGACCGAGCCGGCCCCGGTCGCCGTCGGCTCCGACCGCGAAACCAGCTAGGTGTCCGATGGCCGGAACCCCGTGCGGACAAGTGGTGCTATGGGGTTCGTGGCCTTAGTCTGTGA
- a CDS encoding class I SAM-dependent methyltransferase, with product MDWEVLFGENYDHFDLPDLTPELSRREVKSIVKLGGLVPGMSLLDAPCGHGRHANILASQGYSVVGVDRDERFLAMAAEEARAMNVEVDYRQVDLREMSFEDEFDVAVSWYSSFGYFDDETDRDILRRYRRALRPGGRFLLDMYSPYRHIPRMLVNHDRHVDIVARDADMAVEIHEMDAVDSRCYSEKVTIRGGKVERARFSVRMFTAPEILEWFRTAGFSDASVTDEYGGTFTISSHRLLVVGIA from the coding sequence GTGGATTGGGAAGTTCTCTTCGGAGAAAACTACGACCACTTCGATCTTCCTGACCTGACTCCCGAGTTGAGTCGCCGGGAGGTGAAAAGTATTGTGAAGCTTGGTGGTCTCGTCCCGGGTATGTCCCTTCTCGACGCACCGTGTGGACATGGCAGACATGCCAACATCCTGGCCTCCCAAGGGTATTCGGTGGTCGGCGTCGACCGGGACGAGCGTTTTCTCGCCATGGCAGCCGAAGAGGCGCGGGCGATGAACGTCGAAGTCGACTACCGCCAGGTCGACCTGCGTGAGATGTCGTTCGAGGACGAGTTCGACGTGGCTGTTTCCTGGTACAGCTCGTTTGGCTACTTCGACGATGAAACGGATCGTGACATACTGCGACGTTACCGCCGTGCGCTACGCCCCGGTGGCCGGTTCCTGCTCGACATGTACTCCCCGTACCGGCATATTCCGAGAATGCTCGTCAATCACGACAGGCATGTCGATATCGTGGCTCGCGATGCGGATATGGCTGTCGAAATACATGAAATGGACGCAGTGGACAGTCGCTGTTACTCGGAGAAGGTCACCATTCGCGGTGGGAAGGTGGAACGAGCCCGCTTCAGTGTCCGTATGTTCACCGCCCCGGAGATCTTGGAGTGGTTCCGCACCGCCGGATTCTCCGATGCGTCCGTGACGGACGAGTACGGCGGCACCTTCACCATCAGCAGCCACCGCCTTCTCGTGGTCGGCATCGCCTGA
- a CDS encoding glycosyltransferase family 87 protein, with amino-acid sequence MILALDAPMVDLRVYQAAGQVVLTGGELYSAPVRPDFFFTYPPFAAVVFAPLGLLRVGPAQAGMVLLNCVLLLFAAWRSWRSIGVRAPWMLVPAVIASAGAAFLIEAVYTNFHDGQINLLLLALVLADMTGPKEGRLRGAGIGIAAGMKLTPLIFVILLVVLGRRRHAAGATAWAAGTALLLFVVLPGPSGRVLVFGRVRQDEPGLPRPDFTPQPVPARNAAQIRRTRTRGHLGVATPRGVGRDRRTRRRRDEDP; translated from the coding sequence GTGATTCTCGCGCTGGACGCCCCGATGGTGGACCTCCGCGTCTATCAAGCCGCCGGCCAGGTCGTGCTCACCGGTGGCGAGTTGTACTCGGCACCGGTGCGGCCCGATTTCTTCTTCACCTATCCGCCGTTCGCCGCTGTGGTATTCGCGCCTCTGGGCCTGCTGAGAGTGGGGCCGGCGCAGGCCGGGATGGTGTTGCTCAACTGCGTGCTGCTGCTCTTCGCCGCCTGGCGTTCGTGGCGCTCGATCGGTGTCCGGGCTCCCTGGATGCTTGTGCCGGCGGTGATCGCCTCGGCCGGCGCCGCGTTCCTCATCGAGGCCGTTTACACGAACTTTCACGACGGTCAGATCAATCTTCTGTTGCTCGCCTTGGTGTTGGCTGACATGACAGGGCCGAAGGAGGGCCGGTTACGAGGTGCGGGAATCGGTATCGCGGCCGGGATGAAGCTGACACCGCTGATCTTCGTGATCCTGCTGGTGGTTCTCGGGCGGAGGCGGCACGCCGCCGGTGCGACCGCGTGGGCGGCAGGGACGGCGCTGCTGCTTTTCGTGGTGTTGCCCGGTCCTTCGGGTCGAGTACTGGTTTTCGGGCGTGTTCGCCAAGACGAGCCGGGTCTTCCCCGACCAGACTTCACGCCACAACCAGTCCCTGCGCGGAATGCTGCTCAAATCCGGCGTACCCGAACCCGCGGCCACCTGGGTGTGGCTACTCCTCGTGGCGTTGGCCGGGATCGTCGTACTCGCCGTCGTCGCGACGAAGACCCTTGA
- a CDS encoding phosphotransferase has protein sequence MISQEIQVLAGELVAAAGLPQMVELSPLTGRGFEHTIVVITFADESKAVLRVFTEAREPETARASFLAQHGLPAPALLAANEHASLMEFAEGATLGDHIEEGTDTEQVWQLVGAAYARVHAVAFPRGLAGEDLGPSRFVLTPRDPAAELHAIVEDSVRGLHRLAPDLIPLLGELHLAIDTAAPSLRGARSALGHGDINMWNVLVSADRATLIDWDFPRVGDPAKEVALLHKHASLYNGTGLPPAFFAAYGTSQEPNTTLHRVVQTLGWATSDDFIEFENDPQLPEDLKQRAKNWLPKLIAYVSELPAHFERLRELTPAEPVPSQKVACTASILGMGIPSRMSPVSLRPVLLIAVSVTVLLLLTAGRYDYHGDELYFIWSGRNPDWSYPDQPALVPLLAAALDWLAPGSLFMLSLPAALAIGVAVVSAALIARELGGGRRAQCSTAAAVAVGYLAAGHHLHTAGPDPMMWTVTIWLVVRSLRTGSQRDLVALGVVTALAVHVKLLIGAFWLVALLCLALSRTRPALPAPKALVPGAAVAVVGVIPALWWQIAHGWPQLEFGRAIANEVTQAGDGLPKLAGFLVAAGLPVGAVMVCHGWPACSGTRSCGPTVSWRTRPSSLAWSCS, from the coding sequence ATGATCTCCCAAGAGATACAGGTGCTGGCTGGGGAACTAGTCGCCGCCGCCGGCCTGCCACAGATGGTGGAGCTGTCCCCGTTGACCGGCCGCGGATTCGAGCACACGATCGTGGTAATCACCTTCGCGGACGAGAGCAAGGCCGTCCTCCGCGTCTTCACCGAGGCCAGGGAGCCTGAGACCGCCAGAGCGTCTTTCCTTGCCCAGCACGGTCTTCCCGCCCCCGCACTGCTCGCCGCCAACGAACACGCCTCGCTCATGGAATTCGCCGAGGGCGCCACGCTCGGCGACCATATCGAGGAAGGGACCGACACGGAACAGGTGTGGCAACTCGTCGGTGCCGCGTACGCACGGGTGCACGCGGTCGCCTTCCCCCGCGGGCTCGCCGGCGAGGACCTCGGCCCCTCGCGCTTCGTACTGACTCCCAGAGACCCTGCTGCCGAGCTGCACGCGATCGTGGAAGATTCCGTCCGGGGGCTGCACCGGCTGGCACCGGACCTGATCCCGCTGCTGGGCGAGTTACACCTGGCCATCGACACGGCCGCCCCGTCGCTGCGGGGAGCCCGATCGGCGCTGGGACACGGGGACATCAACATGTGGAACGTGCTGGTGTCGGCGGATCGCGCGACGCTGATCGACTGGGACTTCCCCAGGGTGGGCGACCCGGCGAAAGAAGTCGCGCTGCTGCACAAACACGCCTCCCTCTACAACGGCACCGGCCTGCCACCCGCCTTCTTCGCCGCGTATGGCACGTCACAAGAGCCCAACACCACGCTGCACCGGGTCGTGCAAACACTGGGCTGGGCAACCAGCGACGACTTCATCGAGTTCGAAAACGACCCCCAGCTGCCCGAGGATCTCAAGCAGCGTGCCAAAAACTGGCTGCCGAAGCTCATCGCTTACGTGAGCGAGCTGCCCGCGCATTTTGAACGGCTGCGCGAGCTGACCCCCGCTGAACCGGTACCTTCCCAAAAGGTCGCCTGCACTGCCAGCATCCTTGGCATGGGCATTCCCAGCAGGATGTCGCCAGTGTCCCTCCGGCCGGTCCTGCTCATCGCCGTCTCGGTGACAGTGCTGCTCCTGCTGACCGCGGGCCGCTATGACTACCACGGTGACGAGCTGTATTTCATCTGGTCCGGGCGTAATCCGGACTGGTCCTATCCGGACCAACCCGCCCTCGTCCCGCTGCTGGCGGCCGCCCTCGACTGGCTGGCCCCCGGTTCCCTGTTCATGCTGAGCCTTCCCGCCGCACTCGCGATCGGCGTGGCCGTGGTCTCGGCCGCACTGATCGCCCGGGAGCTGGGCGGCGGCAGGCGCGCACAATGCTCCACCGCGGCTGCTGTCGCGGTCGGGTATCTCGCGGCCGGTCATCATCTGCACACCGCTGGGCCGGACCCGATGATGTGGACTGTGACCATCTGGCTGGTGGTGCGATCACTGCGCACCGGGTCCCAGCGAGACCTGGTCGCCCTCGGGGTCGTGACCGCGCTAGCGGTGCACGTGAAGCTGCTGATCGGCGCGTTCTGGCTGGTAGCCCTTCTCTGCTTGGCGCTGTCCCGTACTCGGCCCGCACTGCCGGCGCCGAAAGCGCTCGTCCCGGGAGCGGCGGTGGCCGTGGTGGGCGTGATACCCGCGCTCTGGTGGCAGATCGCACACGGATGGCCACAACTGGAGTTCGGGCGTGCGATCGCCAACGAGGTCACACAGGCCGGCGACGGCCTGCCCAAGCTCGCCGGTTTCCTGGTCGCCGCCGGGTTACCCGTCGGGGCGGTGATGGTCTGCCACGGGTGGCCCGCCTGTTCCGGGACGAGAAGCTGCGGCCCTACCGTTTCCTGGCGTACACGACCGTCGTCCTTGGCGTGGTCGTGCTCCTGA
- a CDS encoding DEAD/DEAH box helicase family protein, translated as MKDYGHDSRRRLSPRERQLVYERADGRCQRCGAELGPAYQNAHLAANRNGGATEIENMQAWCARCNLGLGGLDADSVPNLILREWQCEALRTISETLFQDGVATLHAAPGAGKTICAGVLFKILRDAGYVERMVVVVPNKALVRQWRKELALLRIHVDSEPVDGAIEHTGKVGAIVSYQSLPGAAPLHEMQQARRRTLVVLDEVHHVATDASWGLAVQSMIGDVTGNDLRAEAVLNMTGTLFRSSPKRRISTVRYEQVHTGEVPKLQAVADYSVLARELIHEHLRPPDLYAYGGRARFVDVVAQREVHADIADLEESPRNSVLLQACTSGEWLRGFAAEAVRLLENQLRAIEYAEPLKLLFVAPTQEAARSAALALNRVTGRSFARLVTSDEPGALDTLRLAAQENRSCGIVAVRMITEGFDCPQVSTIAYATNVTAPLFISQMMARAMRVTVAERERNTPLPANILVPDHPVLCEAFAAALANTILPVDDRESAEFVPKDLDAPSNPRYELLGLDAPWFSSARALEQPGGPVSPREVEAATAICEKLYIPVVLAPRVALGFRDWNE; from the coding sequence ATGAAGGACTACGGCCACGATTCCAGACGACGGCTGTCACCACGTGAACGGCAGCTGGTGTACGAACGCGCCGACGGCCGCTGCCAGCGCTGCGGCGCCGAATTGGGTCCCGCTTATCAGAACGCCCACTTGGCGGCGAATCGCAACGGTGGAGCCACGGAGATCGAGAACATGCAAGCGTGGTGCGCGCGCTGCAACCTCGGTCTCGGGGGACTGGATGCGGATTCGGTCCCGAACCTGATCTTGCGCGAGTGGCAGTGCGAGGCGCTGCGCACGATCTCGGAAACGTTGTTCCAAGACGGGGTCGCTACCTTGCACGCGGCTCCCGGTGCCGGGAAGACCATCTGCGCAGGGGTCTTGTTCAAGATTCTCCGCGATGCCGGATACGTGGAGCGCATGGTGGTGGTCGTGCCGAACAAGGCACTGGTGCGCCAATGGCGCAAGGAACTCGCCTTGCTCCGCATCCACGTGGATTCCGAACCGGTGGACGGGGCGATCGAACACACCGGCAAGGTCGGGGCGATCGTCAGCTACCAGTCATTGCCCGGTGCCGCCCCGCTGCACGAGATGCAACAGGCCCGCCGTCGCACGCTCGTCGTCCTCGACGAGGTGCACCACGTGGCGACCGACGCCTCCTGGGGACTCGCGGTGCAGAGCATGATCGGTGACGTCACCGGAAACGACCTCCGGGCCGAGGCGGTGCTGAACATGACCGGGACCTTGTTCCGCTCCAGCCCGAAACGGCGCATCTCCACCGTTCGGTACGAACAGGTCCACACCGGAGAGGTGCCGAAACTCCAGGCCGTCGCGGACTACTCCGTGCTGGCACGCGAACTCATCCATGAGCACCTGCGTCCGCCGGACCTCTACGCGTACGGCGGCCGAGCCCGGTTCGTCGACGTGGTCGCGCAGCGCGAGGTCCACGCCGACATCGCCGACTTGGAGGAGTCGCCGCGCAACTCGGTGCTGCTGCAAGCCTGCACCTCGGGTGAATGGCTGCGCGGGTTCGCAGCGGAAGCGGTGCGGCTGCTCGAGAACCAGCTGCGGGCCATCGAATACGCGGAGCCGTTGAAGCTGCTGTTCGTCGCACCCACCCAAGAAGCCGCCCGGTCCGCGGCCCTGGCGTTGAACCGGGTCACCGGCCGGAGCTTCGCGCGGCTCGTCACCTCCGACGAACCCGGTGCACTGGACACCTTGCGACTCGCCGCTCAGGAGAACCGGTCCTGCGGGATCGTCGCCGTCCGAATGATCACCGAAGGGTTCGACTGCCCGCAGGTCTCCACCATCGCCTACGCCACCAACGTGACCGCACCGCTGTTCATCTCGCAGATGATGGCGCGCGCCATGCGCGTCACCGTGGCCGAACGCGAGCGCAACACCCCGCTGCCGGCGAACATCCTCGTTCCGGACCACCCGGTGCTGTGCGAGGCGTTCGCCGCGGCGCTGGCGAACACGATCCTGCCGGTCGACGACCGGGAGAGCGCCGAATTCGTGCCGAAAGATCTCGACGCACCGAGCAATCCGCGCTACGAACTGCTCGGTCTGGATGCGCCGTGGTTCAGTTCGGCGAGGGCGCTTGAACAGCCGGGCGGACCGGTCAGTCCACGGGAAGTCGAAGCTGCCACCGCGATTTGCGAGAAGCTGTACATCCCGGTCGTGCTGGCACCCAGAGTGGCGCTCGGGTTCCGGGACTGGAATGAGTGA
- a CDS encoding MAB_1171c family putative transporter: protein MLVPNLLMWAAAAIAALWKLSQIARAPRDKGLHAVTICTVLVVLALTAQLAGHLPTFAAALPAGFPKLAQNTLLTVFFALLIVLLHGSVSPQLAARRGYREIGLALLTSAVLTATFARTEPDDRTGYEDAAAPDMLAFYLAGNLYLAYACARGAHLAKTTAEHTRSRARLSLHIAAAGLLINLIGTHLPRAISTASRLFLGIDPIPGTATWTTPILAIGITTFFLGIGYPGARTALIKTRLWFEARRTYRRLRPLWSALTDRFPTIALFPKVSPARERRHLRAMRLRTYRRIIEIRDGLVCLSPYLPEPADANHSPAQQAQLIHTALRRSTTDTPPRAPSIIAPPGSTDADADTRQLLAIAAAFARFESTSDTDKGGREQNTAS, encoded by the coding sequence ATGCTGGTACCGAACCTGCTGATGTGGGCAGCCGCAGCGATCGCGGCACTGTGGAAGCTCTCCCAGATAGCACGGGCACCCCGCGACAAAGGCCTGCACGCGGTCACGATCTGCACGGTCCTCGTCGTGCTCGCGCTGACCGCCCAACTGGCCGGCCACCTACCAACCTTCGCCGCAGCACTTCCGGCAGGTTTCCCGAAACTGGCGCAGAACACCCTGCTGACCGTGTTCTTCGCCCTACTGATCGTACTGCTGCACGGCAGCGTCTCACCGCAGCTCGCCGCCCGCCGCGGCTACCGCGAAATCGGGCTCGCCCTGCTGACCTCCGCCGTGCTCACCGCGACCTTCGCCCGCACCGAACCCGACGACCGCACCGGCTACGAAGACGCCGCCGCGCCCGACATGCTCGCCTTCTACCTAGCAGGCAACCTCTACCTCGCCTACGCCTGCGCCCGCGGCGCACACCTCGCCAAAACCACCGCCGAGCACACCCGCTCCCGCGCACGCCTCAGCCTCCACATCGCCGCCGCAGGCCTGCTGATCAACCTCATCGGAACGCACCTGCCCCGAGCGATCTCCACCGCCAGCCGCCTCTTCCTCGGAATCGACCCGATCCCCGGCACCGCAACCTGGACCACCCCGATCCTGGCCATCGGCATCACCACGTTCTTCCTCGGAATCGGCTACCCCGGAGCCCGGACCGCACTGATCAAAACCCGCCTGTGGTTCGAAGCCCGCCGCACCTACCGCCGACTCCGCCCGCTCTGGTCCGCCCTCACCGACCGCTTCCCCACCATCGCCCTATTTCCCAAAGTCTCCCCCGCCCGCGAACGCCGACACCTGCGCGCCATGCGCCTACGCACCTACCGCCGCATCATCGAAATCCGCGACGGCCTCGTCTGCCTCAGCCCCTACCTCCCCGAACCCGCAGACGCCAACCACTCCCCTGCACAGCAAGCCCAACTCATCCACACCGCGCTACGACGCAGCACCACCGACACGCCACCTCGAGCGCCCAGCATCATCGCCCCACCCGGCTCCACCGACGCGGACGCCGACACCCGCCAACTCCTCGCCATCGCCGCCGCATTCGCCAGGTTTGAGTCCACATCGGACACCGATAAAGGCGGCCGTGAACAGAACACGGCTTCGTAG
- a CDS encoding alpha/beta hydrolase: MHTDGFVEIDGGKLYYELRGQGPPVLLIQGGLSEASATTQLADCLVAAGQQVITYDRRGLSRSLTTSTEPPVTMQLHARDAAILLAAVSDGPARVIGPSIGAVIGLHLAVDVPEQVALLVAHEPPMSCLVRDPEQEAGLDAVTDIAARGDVIGAIQHFVALGGERNDEPEQDAKSPELVGDPRANLRRFFDHDFPAVRAAELTPDDLISAASRTRIVPTSGERSRGQWEHRCAQRLAALLDRPLVELPGGHNGFVSHPSGNATTLLELFGEAAQ, from the coding sequence TTGCACACGGATGGCTTCGTCGAGATCGACGGCGGCAAGCTGTACTACGAGCTCCGCGGTCAAGGACCGCCGGTCCTGCTCATCCAGGGTGGGCTCAGCGAAGCCAGCGCCACCACGCAGCTCGCCGACTGCTTGGTCGCCGCAGGGCAGCAGGTGATCACCTACGACCGGCGCGGCCTCTCCCGCAGCCTGACCACCAGCACTGAACCGCCGGTGACCATGCAGCTGCACGCCCGCGACGCCGCCATTCTGCTCGCGGCGGTCTCGGACGGCCCGGCCCGGGTCATCGGCCCGAGCATCGGCGCCGTGATCGGCCTCCACCTCGCCGTCGACGTCCCCGAACAGGTCGCACTCCTGGTCGCCCACGAGCCGCCGATGTCATGCCTGGTTCGCGATCCCGAGCAGGAAGCCGGACTCGACGCCGTTACCGACATCGCAGCGCGCGGTGATGTCATCGGCGCGATCCAACACTTCGTCGCCCTAGGCGGAGAACGCAACGACGAACCCGAGCAAGATGCCAAATCACCCGAACTGGTCGGGGATCCGCGCGCCAACCTGCGCCGCTTCTTCGACCACGACTTCCCCGCCGTGCGGGCTGCGGAACTCACCCCTGACGACCTGATTTCCGCAGCATCCCGAACCCGAATCGTCCCTACTAGCGGCGAACGCTCGCGAGGACAATGGGAGCATCGCTGCGCTCAACGGCTCGCGGCACTGCTCGACCGGCCTCTCGTTGAACTTCCGGGCGGGCACAACGGGTTCGTCAGCCATCCCAGCGGCAACGCAACCACACTGCTGGAGCTGTTCGGCGAGGCCGCTCAATGA
- a CDS encoding helix-turn-helix transcriptional regulator, which translates to MADKTDMSFAARLRRLFDSVTKEGGEKYTATEVAAEITARGKVKVSKTYLYDLLNGHKTSPSWQLVQALADFFEVQLDYFSDNDRAHDLNRQYEALAVLGEAGAQRIAARASELSPDALESVMRFIEFQADQSRKQHPEG; encoded by the coding sequence ATGGCCGACAAGACCGACATGAGCTTCGCCGCACGTCTGCGGAGGCTGTTCGACAGCGTCACGAAGGAAGGCGGCGAGAAGTACACCGCGACCGAGGTGGCCGCCGAGATCACCGCCCGCGGCAAGGTCAAGGTGTCCAAGACCTACCTCTACGACCTGCTCAACGGACACAAGACCTCACCGAGCTGGCAACTCGTGCAAGCCCTGGCGGACTTCTTCGAAGTCCAGCTCGACTACTTCTCCGACAACGACCGCGCCCACGACCTCAACCGCCAGTACGAGGCGCTGGCCGTGCTCGGCGAAGCCGGCGCCCAACGCATCGCCGCCCGCGCCAGCGAACTCTCCCCCGACGCCCTCGAAAGCGTCATGCGCTTCATCGAATTCCAAGCCGACCAGAGCAGGAAACAACACCCGGAAGGGTGA